The following DNA comes from Papaver somniferum cultivar HN1 chromosome 4, ASM357369v1, whole genome shotgun sequence.
TTTAGTCTGAAGTTGAAGTTACAGGTTCAGGAGATGGATTTGGTTACTGCTAATGGGTGGATGAGATATGTACTGAAATGGCAGTTCATGGTGGTGATTGTTTCTTGAGGAATTTGAGATGGAGATGGAACTGCTAGTGTTGATGAGATGGTTTGTTTTTGAAGCTGTATGTGGATAAGATGCAGAGAGACAGTGGGTTATATTTTTGCTGATGCTTAGAGCTTGTGCTGATGTAGTGGATGTATGAGATGAAGATGGTTGAGCAGCAGAGAGGCCTTGAAATGTGTTGTGCTTGAATCTTGTTGTTATCAACAGAATGGACTGTCTTGGTGATGTGTAAACAAGGAAGAAGAACAAATCTGGTGTTGAAGTTGAATGAATGGGTTGAGCTGATGTTGAGGAATGAGCTGAATTGTAGATGGTTGGTGGTTTGGTATTGCAGGAATGGAGTTGTGTGGTTCAATGGCCTTGTACTTCGCAGAAGCAATTTCAGGAGCTGGATGCTAGGGTCAGGAAGCTACATCAAGTGTAGATGATGTTTCTGAACAAGAAATTGTCATGGACTTTAGAACTCAGGTTATTAGCATCGTGACCTGATAAATTTACCACTACACTAAGGTGACATCCGCAACTTTGTGAAATTTTCGTTGCAGGTGATCGAGCCGTTTGTAACGTTGCTCCATTTCGACTTACCCACTGCTCTGCAAACTCAATACAGAGGATTCCTCGATAAAAAAAtagtgtacatatatatatataacctcgCTCAAATCGTTGatcttttgttttgtttagaatCACATTTTATAGTCGAAGAACCTCAACTGATAGTTTTATGAATTTATCATAGGGATGATTTCAGAGACTTTGCAGATCTTTGTTTCAAGAACTTCGGAGATGAAGTTAAACATTGGACAACAATTAATGAGCCACAACTCTTTGCAATGTATGGTTACCGTGTTAGTCTTTCTCCGACTGGTGATAAAGTCAACGATCCATATGATGCTGCCCATAACATCATCTTATCCCATGCTGCAGCTGCTAAACTCTATAAACAAATATATCAGGTATGAATTCACCAACGTATTTATATTCGTTAACGTTTACATGCAGCACATGTATATTTAACGTTTTTATTAGGCTGCACAAGAAGGAGAAATTGGTATTTCTATCGTGGGTCAATGGTTTGTGTCGCACTCGGACTCACCCCGTGATAAAGAAGCAGCAGAAAGGGCTAATGGCTTCATGGTTGGATGGTTCATGGAACCATTGGTCTATGGAGATTACCCTTTTATAATGAGAGCATTAGTGAGGGATAATCTTTCCATGTTTACAGACAAAGAGAAAGAAATGGTGAAGGGTTCTTATGATTTTATTGGTGTAAATTATTACACTGCTAGATACGCCAAAGACATTCCTTTTACCAGTGAGCATAAGTTCACCTCCACAGACAAATACCAGTTTGTAGCACAGAAAGGTACATACGAATACTCATGCACAACTATAAGCTACGTGCCTAGAACTTGGTAGATTTTTCCGCTAATATCCAGTTGCCCTGAATTGTACCACAGAGGAAAAAAATGGAGTTCCTATATATGCCCATTGGTAAGATTCATCACATCATAACGTTTTATTTCCAAGTGGGACAATTAATTAACATTTTACATATTATATATATAGTCTCCTACTGGTGGTCCGGAGAGCATTTACATTTATCCGGTGGGACTAAGAGACGTCCTGGTTTATATGAAAGAAAGATATGAAAATCCTAAGTTCTACGTTACTGAGAACGGTATGTCCAAAACTCTTTGGCGATGATATCACCAGAATATTTTTTTATTGGACAGTAAGATTTCACTCCTAGATACAAATTTTGTATTGATTAACAAATCCATCATTGGGAAATAGTTTTGTTTTACTGCAGTATATCCTCCTCCATCAAGCTCATTAAAATTCCTACTTTGTGCACATTGTTTAATCCTTACAGGCTGATGGTTATCAAAGAACAGGTTGCTTCAATTTTCTTTGCCAGGGTTTCATACAAGTGCTCTCTAGTATATCATTTGGTGATCCATTAGATCCAATAAATTTATTGATGCGTGTTAAAGTATATCGTGTAAGGAACTCTCAACCAGATGATGTCTTGTTGTGCATTTTAAGTTTACTAGTTAACTTGCCTTAATACTTAGGGCCGCATAATTTAGAGGCGCAATAGTTTTTGGATTAGCGACTGGCCAAGCTAATGAAGAACTGATGCATCTTATGTTTGGAAACTTTGACAGGAACAAAAAAGTGTTAATCGGTGGTTATCCATTGACCGCGAAATGATAGGGTACTGGCCAAATGAGCTCTTTACTCATCTAGCACATGATGCTTCTGTTGTCAGATACGGCGGAATAGCGGGGGCAGTATTCAGAAGCCCAAGTGATCCAATGGGAAATGGAAATTTACCATCGTTTAGTATCCAACAGTCTGGATGGATGAAGGAAATGAAGGTCTACAACGAATCAGGATTCCAcgttttctttgatttttatttataaagtatacaagaaacaatatACACCAGCGGATTGTTTTAACCTTAATAGATCTTACCTCTGTTTCTTTATGTATGTACTAATGCTTCTCATCTTTCTCTCTTTTGCAGTTCAGTTCTTTCTTATCACAAATGCATTCTTATATTTCATCAATAATTCTGATTTCGAATAGATAGTTAACCAAGGTACTTacgacctttttttttctttttctttttcagtagTGCCCTCCGCTGAAGGTCAATCACTTGCTGACGAGTATTCCAGAAGTGCTCAATACCTTGCGTATTTTGGTGGAAAAGTTGGGTTACGGTATGCTGAGAGTTGTGCTCGTGGTGGGATCTGCTACTTAAACAGGTGATATTTTATATGTTCTACTTGTGTTTATGTGATTTTTTGTTAGTTCAGTTCTGTTAAATCATCGTACTTGAATACTTATGGGTTTGTCAGTTCTTTACTACTTTTACTCACTGGTTCCGTCCAAAATCTATATGTATGAACTACTCtctaaaatttgaataaaatgctCATGTACAACATATAAGCATTGTATTATGCCAACAGCATATATACTTCCTTGTTCTCTTTGAGTTTCGTCTTTTGGTAATCAGTTAGATTGCTCTTGATGAATATGATATGATTTATATTTTGCGAATTAGATCTTCAAGTTAATATGTTGTCTATTGATGTTGCAGCAGCATGGTAAGTTGGTTGACAAAGAAAATCGGCCAACGGAGGGTCCTGTCATTATAGGTGTAACTTCAGGTGCTTCTACCCAAGATAAAGTAATTTTCCTCACAGCAAACTTGGTTCTATTTTCCATAGTACCTTACACCATAAATCTGCACCTGAAGTGGCATCACTCTATGGCAATACGGTGATATTTTGTGTGACATGATATATGTGCTtgtatggtttgatttgatggcccTGTGACCGTACTGCTAAGTGTTTGTTGTTGGAATGAACATTATCGATTCTATTCTCATTTTCTTGTAATAGGTTCATATTTGTTTTCTTATGATTTGTAATCAACATTTTGATTGTTCGTTCTGCAGAAAAGATGCTGCGAAGCTGGTAATTTATGGATGGATTGGTCAATTACATCATGTCATTGTGCCTAGATGCAGCAAAAGAATCGAGGTACCTTGTAGATGCTAGTTGAAACTTGGGAAAGTCCTGTAGTGTGCCAACATACACACTCCCACTATTTTCTTGTTGCTCTAATCCTTAAAGCTAGGACTAAGCTAGTATTTGGAGTAACAACTGGAAACAATAGCTTCATAGCAATATATTTCTTATGTTCGAAATGGAATTTCATTGCATTTTTTTCAAACTTAGTTTATCTTGTTGTAAGGATTAGTGATGATCTGATAAAATTGGGTCTTTTAGTTGATCAACAAAGGTATATGAAGGTGCAGAAATCCGCCGGAACTGTCGtcggaatttatttattttttattcggAATTATCatcggattttattttattttcacctTTAAATGGGTTTGCAACGTATATAATTGTTGCTCAAATTAGAGTAATATGTTGCCTAAATTAATGTAGCTGTTGCACAAATTAAAGAATCCCTTGCTCAAAAACGTTGGTAAACTTGTTGACCAACGTTTTTATGCGTTGCACAGATTAATTTGCCCAACGGATTTTCGCGTTGCACATAAATTTGCTACGCCATATTTCCATACGCGTTGGTGAAATTCATTGAACGCTTATATCCACCCCAAATCGGATGTTTTGGTGTAGtgtatggttaatatgaataaggttgacatgagagtaaccatatggctaaccttggttaactatttgtgaactaacATGGTGAacacgtttggatacggttacataaacctaaatgagggtacatttcatttgtgtgtaaaaagctaagttcgatctgacggttgaaagatatagcttggttgaatcaggtttttcatctaacggtgattattgaatgcgttgttaccaaggtaacttggattgcaaaccctgatttgaaaactatataaaggagatctctatcaactgggaaacctaatccgcacacctcctgtgtgttactagttgcataacaagagtcgattctcctttaaccttaggtttcttctcgagaccctgtaggttaacaacttgaagacttcattgggattgtgaagccagacccaactattgtctttgtagttgcgtgatctgatcttgatgtttctatcgtgattgagtgcaactgtaaaattggcttgagatttatatctctgatagtcaaaatagaaaagtaatcacaaacaccttcgtctcatcgtttgtgattccacaataacttgtttcgctagtcgattaagtttattgtgaggtgattgataatactaggatgttctttgggaatataagtccggtttatcaattggttcatgttcaccttgatttatcaaaagacgggacaaaaactcttgggtatttctgtgggagacagatttattcaatcctatagacttttctgtgtgagacagatttgtttatcaagtattcgactttgggtcgtagcaactcttatttgtgggtgagatcagctaagggaatcaagtgcgtaatatcctgctgagatcagagacgtgaggagcgcaactgtaccttgaatcagtgtgagattgattagggttcaactacagttcagtccgaagttaattggtagtgggctagtgtctgtagcggcttaatacagtgtggtgttcaatctggactaggtccagggtttttctgcatttgcggtttcctcattaacaaaattctggtgtctgtgttatttcttttctgcattacattttgttatataattgaaataacacaggttgtgcgttaagatcaatcaattagaatatccaacctttggttgttgatttacattgattgacacttgaacattggtctttggtaccgttaaagtaattcctcttatattcaatcgggctcgcatatttccatttgctgattgcggattgaattaagagttagagatattaaactctttgatatactttattctagattgagtctgactgtctagttgattctctagaaaatatattggagtaagtcccctcagattgccaaacgaattgttgagtgtggttgttagacccccgcattttcaatcttcatacacattttccagaacctcatgatgtccagaatgaatctcagttgttagaaacccatcctatggttgatgtggttaacccaggctatgataccaaaattgactttgttttcccaccaaaaaattttctttcaattgtgggaacatatgtgtcatttattaagttttgagactaaacctaattactttaggagattagggtcgacacattttcttaagaatgaccaccactatggtcaactgtgtgagtcaaatctgattgacttagaggatccccaattattcaggttattgttatgtgcttctaagttcttagttgagtattttcagacTCTACAACTTGATCTTTGGGATCTTATCTTTGAGGAAATCCAGTCCAGGAAAACATTTTATcaagacccttttatagaacctgaacctgaaccacagctagatgtagttgtcttaaacaggaaactagacaagggtgtgctttatttgttaattttcttggcatgttgcagattgcttttacttgtgatagccctatttggttttggtgatccgatGTTATTCcgtctattactttatgattctataaggtgactaatcctttcttagccTGGCTgaagacttcaaacttagcacttcttgggaggtaacccatgctcatgcaacacggtaatatctttccttaattcttttcttcaagtggtaacaatttctccttgttcatgcttttaatttaatatttggaacattgaggacaatgttagatttaaatttgggggtatggaagaaactttttagttgcagtatatgataaataaactccagagcctagaaatttatgcctattaaggatagcactaaccaatctaagtgtatgGAATCATCTTGGTTAtcggagttgaggaaccaatttgattGGATGGAATCATGGAAACATccaaatagagtctattcataaaagcacagatctcaggtgttagaaataacatggtagtttcgtcatatctcgtagagtccttttcaccttctatttttattttcatttaaatatgtttctctaagtgatttggtggagcACACGAATCAAGTTATTTCCAgtgctagggtgaaataaagtgattgagttacccatgagagaaaaaaatttgagaccagaccatcagaccaaccagaataaatcaataaagtcgaccactggtccccttgtatatgccagttgtgttgatattagtcagaccaatatctcagtctattaggataggttcatcctggcagtggccttcagacatatatggaaaacaccgttcaccttagtcaacatcaaaaccatctacatttttctctatatccatcttcttaatctatccatatgatttgttgactccggatattgatgtccatagtgcgactatttgagtagagctttgtcagttatatatgaattttagtatgtgaatgcaaactcgtatacaacaattggaatttcgcatcagggtacttcctcctgtagtcaatgagagtatgccaaccaaggagactctttagtgcctttcaaggttctgcgtagatagctagggtctggagtaaacattttgtgggtacacctcttctaaaccctcccgagattataactcggccactagggatacctaggggttcaaaggcttgttgcacacgctaagtgcaatcgcgatgcctacgacagtgagttaggatttttttatTCTAgactagatttgctcgaggactaacaaataataagtttgagggtatttgatagacacatttttgtgttcaagttgtcctcaattttctgtattgttggtacccGATTTTGTCAAATGACtgtgtcacacaaatcatgtaagatgtttcaaggcaattttcacatgatcatcttttgatttaatatttagtttccaacaaataaattatttccaacttaactcatcaagaataatgatgaacatagttaaagcaaaaagcttccaatacatatttcgacaaatagataagcgagataaactcaactcgaaatatcgaatgtgtataatgtaaaaatctatatagctatacgacttagtctcattagatgatagaatagaatagacttctgagtgatagataagttttactctccacatatcttttgttgatgaagttcctccaagctctcctcggtagatcttcgtcttcaatctatgaacaccgtgaaatctaaagcttaactacacattctatcctaacctgagacatagctataagtagactagaaatcaagtatatagttttgatcaactaaacttgataaacaagcttgggatagcaacgcttgcaagtttgaccgagcagtgctctaacacatttaTCTTTTAACTTAATCGTCTGATCTCATCCGTCTTTTGACTTATCATAAGATAAAGGCCACGTTGAATTTGTCTTTGGAAAGATTAGCAACTTTCCTAAATCAAATGTCACAAAAAAGAAGGTACACCCACTTGTTACGTGCTAAGTTAAGATTTAAATAAATTTCGTGTTCAAAAAATCCGTGTCTTCCGCGAGTATCCATTTATTTCCCATAAGTCCTAAATGTATACGCTAACAATGTAATTTTGAATAATAACTTCTGGGAGCCACTTAGTGACGAGTCCCTTTTAGATTCCAAGTCGAGAAAAAACGTGAACCGGTAGTAATCATTTTATTAGCAAAATAATCAAGGGAAAGAAGATAACACCCGTAGTTGGGTCTAATGCGCCAAACTTCACAAATGAAATTCTCTAAGTATTTGCATTAATTGACAAAGTGAAGCTCATATATTCAAAAGATTCAGCACATACGATAACGCCCTTTCTGTATTTCATATAAAtttcttttttaatattttttttattcaaataaATGTCATGTAAACTAACTCTAGGTAAGCGTATTAAAAATCAAGTTTGAAGGTTTCCATTCTCTGTAGAGAATAACTACCTTAATTTCCAGATTCATCGCACAAGTATCGGGTTGATTTCGATAATCATAACATCGTGGTTGTAAGTTAGATCAAATCAAGTGCCTTTTCCGAACGAAAGCAATCCCGTTTACATCTTCAATGAGCACTTCCACGTCAATCAACCTCGGGTTCGAGCCCCATCTATTTCattagtaggaattaccaataggtactattatggtagtcttagttaatggcaggtccacccactaaagcccagtaactagAGGTccatagttttagagaagaaaaaaattggacCCAAAATTTTATTCCCAGGTCCTAGACACGTGCGAGACTATTGGTGTACATATTTATAATACCCAAATtaacctttagtgcaataaatatataaacaagggattgattattttttccagatttgttttttcttttctctttcctctcactgCTGCTACTGGATTTTGATGAAATccaattcattttcttcatcctcTCTCGTTTGTGTATCATGAAAAGTTCTGGTGATGAATATTTTTATAAGGTCTTGATCGATTCACGAATCCAAGATCGATTCTGTTTATATGGAGCTTCTGGTAAGTTGATTTAATCACTAATTAGttgatgtttgattatgttttccgGTCTTCGTGCTTAATTAGATctgatattttattttcattttgttagtctttgatttgtttttagtttgattttgtatattaatcatcagtacgtatatgatgtactggtggtttttgatgaaaatagttcagatctagttataaaatcatgttttatgttcatttcgTTACTAAATCtgatatttttagttttgtttttgttggcttttggtttagtttcagtttgcttttgtgtattaaccatcagtacgtgtATGACGTACTATTTTTCCgtgtttactatgcatctataggtttggtttcagttttggTTGTTTATTAACCATCAgttcgtatatgacgtactgtttttatgcatcttgatcgtaattattcgatCTTTTTGGGTTAGATTATGATTTATTTTAGCTTATTTGAACTTTCAATTTGATTATCTTGTTATTTTcgtttctttattttctcaaaatcatgtttgtttgttgtttcacGGGTATTATCCGGCagtacatatgttgcatactaatttgaacttcttttgattttgttttattcttagttttatcacttgttgtggTTTGATACATAAGTACATATCTTTCATACTAAAATAAGACTCTCGATTATGTTTTTTTGATAGATTCATTACATGTGgtttgttttttagttcatgaatcagcagtacatatgtgtcATACTGATACGAActgcttttgattatgttttattcttagttatatcatttgttgttgtttcatccatagtgtttttattcttagttatatCATTATGTGGAATACTGatacaaactgttttttttttgggttgatccattagtacgtatgtgtagtactgaatatgtgctttaattcgtctatattcatggattcgtcactttttctttacatgcagttgattttttagttcatttgattttgttttattcaaagTTTTGCCACTGTTTGTCTGTTGGTAGTTTAGTTCGGGTTAGGTGTAGGAATGGATCGTGGTGGCCGTGGCGTATAATGGGATTTCCTGAATTTCTTGATGGTTGCGTCCTTTCTCTGAAGGATCAAACTCCGGTGAAGTTCTTGGGACGATATAATGCAAACATGTAAGTGTTTCGATATTCTTGTTTATGTAATCTTGTTTAGTATGAAGTGTGTTTTAATGGGTGTGCATAATGTATGTATTGCATTCTCATGCATTTTTAGTGTGTTTTGATGAGAGTGTATAATGCATGTATTGCATTCTCATGCATTTTTAGTGAGTTTGATGGAGTCCATAATGAATGTATTGTATTATTCCCAGATAAGTATTGTAGAAGGTTTTTGCAGCTTCATTTTGTATAATTTGGCAGTGCGTATATGCTGCACTGctgaaaattcagtttatatACGCTACACTGACGAGAAATCGATGTATAAATGTTGCACTATGTAAAAATCACAGTCTACACTTCATAAAACATTACAATAGCTGCTGGTTTTTTGCTCCATAACTGTTATTCTGCACTAAGCATAACCAAGTAATCCGCTTGGAGTTTTTATACATTTTTTGATCATCTCAGTTGGTCACTTAGCATGGGGCTCAACAAGACGTGCTAGTTGATATGGTTGCATAAAGTCATTTTTACAAGCAGAGATTGGTACACCTTATCAACACAACTACGTAAGACTCTTGCTTAAGTTTCTTTTTTCGCATAGaggaataccaaaaaaaaaaactaataaacagtttatctccttgctatacctttttctcttagtatACCAGCACCGTCGTCTATCCGCTGGACGACCCATAACgattttagtttcaatttttaAGTATATTCACTCTATAATTACCCAAGTTGGACTAAGTGAAGTATTGTTCATTATGGGGACATTTATAGATCATGTACATATTTTTCTTAACATTAAATCCGTGTTATTATGTTTAAAATCCACTGAAAATATGA
Coding sequences within:
- the LOC113276124 gene encoding furostanol glycoside 26-O-beta-glucosidase-like; translation: MYGYRVSLSPTGDKVNDPYDAAHNIILSHAAAAKLYKQIYQAAQEGEIGISIVGQWFVSHSDSPRDKEAAERANGFMVGWFMEPLVYGDYPFIMRALVRDNLSMFTDKEKEMVKGSYDFIGVNYYTARYAKDIPFTSEHKFTSTDKYQFVAQKEEKNGVPIYAHCLLLVVRRAFTFIRWD